The following are encoded together in the Kwoniella europaea PYCC6329 chromosome 1, complete sequence genome:
- a CDS encoding Ras-like protein, which produces MSKAQFLREYKLVVVGGGGVGKSALTIQFIQSHFVDEYDPTIEDSYRKQCIIDEEVALLDVLDTAGQEEYGAMREQYMRTGEGFLLVYSITSRSSFEEVSTFHQQILRVKDKDYFPVVVVANKCDLEYERQVQPHEGRDLAKRFNAQCIETSAKQRVNVDEAFIAVVRAIRRYQKESGPPQATSAPGKSAAGGVGGRADQKDDQVDKGCCGGCVVL; this is translated from the exons ATgtccaag GCTCAATTCTTGCGCGAGTACAAGCTGGTAGTTGTCGGCGgaggtg GTGTCGGTAAATCAGCATTGACCATCCAGTTCATCCAGTCCCAT TTCGTCGACGA GTATGATCCAACGATTG AGGACTCGTACAGAAAACAATGTATaatcgatgaagaggtggCTTTACTCGATGTGCTTGATACTGCAGGACAAGAGGAGTATGGTGCGATGAGGGAGCAATATATGAGAACTG GCGAGGGTTTCCTCTTGGTCTATTCAATCACCTCGCGGAGTTCGTTCGAGGAGGTGTCAACTTTCCATCAACAGATCTTGAGA GTGAAAGACAAGGATTATTTCCCTGTCGTCGTAGTGGCCAATAAGTGTGATCTGGAGTATGAGCGACAAGTGCAACCacatg AGGGTCGAGATCTTGCTAAGAGATTCAACGCACAATGTATCGAGACTTCAGCCAAGCAACGTGTAAATGTAGATGAAGCTTTCATTGCTGTTGTCAGAGCTATCAGGAGGtatcagaag GAATCTGGTCCACCCCAAGCGACTAGTGCACCTGGTAAATCAGCTGCTGGCGGAGTAGGCGGTCGTGCCGATCAGAAAGACGATCAAGTAGATAAAGGATGTTGTGGGGGATGTGTCGTACTTTAA